In Saccharomycodes ludwigii strain NBRC 1722 chromosome III, whole genome shotgun sequence, one DNA window encodes the following:
- the RRB1 gene encoding ribosome biosynthesis protein RRB1 (similar to Saccharomyces cerevisiae YMR131C | RRB1 | Regulator of Ribosome Biogenesis): MSKKRISEDANEKIDRIVASKIDSGSLPSKHQEPVVDENINSEMGEFEDPYGDDFESDGEIIEVDDEEDEDEETGEEATELFLEKQQEKAQKIIEQDESSNVNSNEQQLYLPHLSRPLGPDEVLEADPTVYEMLHNVNLPWPCMTLDIIPDNLGMERRNYPQSILMTTATQASRKKDNELLVLKLSQLTKTLVKKDDEEDDDDEDEDNNEDLDPIIENESISLRDTTNRLKVSSFSGVQGQEILTASMSENGEVYIHNLASQVKAFDTPGYQIPKQAKHPIHTIRNHGNVEGYGLDWSPLIKNGALLSGDCSGRIFFTQRTTSKWVTDKQPFTVDNNKSIEDIQWSRAEPTVFATCGCDGFIRIWDTRSKKHKPAISVKASNTDVNVISWNEKIGYLLASGDDNGTWGVWDLRQFSPNNASPSPVAQYEFHKGPITSISFNPLDESIIAVASEDNTVTLWDLSVEADDEEIKQQAAEAKELQQIPPQLLFVHWQKDVKDVKWHKQIPGCLVSTGTDGLNIWKTISV, translated from the coding sequence ATgtctaaaaaaagaattagtGAAGATGCAAACGAAAAAATTGATAGAATCGTTGCAAGCAAGATTGATTCTGGAAGTTTACCATCAAAACATCAAGAGCCTGTGgttgatgaaaatataaatagtgAAATGGGTGAGTTTGAGGACCCATATGGTGATGATTTTGAAAGTGATGGAGAAATTATCGAAGTAGATGacgaagaagatgaagatgaagaaacCGGTGAGGAAGCTACTGAAttgtttttagaaaaacAGCAAGAAAAAgctcaaaaaattattgaacaGGATGAATCCAGCAATGTTAATAGTAATGAACAACAATTATATTTACCACATTTATCACGACCATTAGGTCCCGATGAGGTTTTAGAAGCAGATCCAACGGTTTACGAGATGTTGCACAATGTAAATTTACCTTGGCCATGTATGACTTTAGATATTATCCCAGATAATTTGGGTATGGAACGTAGAAATTATCCGCAATCTATTTTGATGACTACCGCTACACAAGCATCCAGAAAGAAAGATAATGAGTTGCTCGTATTAAAATTAAGTCAATTAACGAAAACGTTGGTGaaaaaagatgatgaagaagatgacgatgatgaagatgaagacaACAATGAAGATCTGGACCCGAtcattgaaaatgaaagcATTTCGTTAAGAGATACTACAAATAGATTAAAAGTCTCTTCATTTTCTGGCGTGCAAGGCCAAGAGATTTTAACAGCTTCAATGTCTGAAAATGGAGAAGTTTACATTCACAATCTAGCATCCCAAGTTAAAGCATTTGATACACCCGGTTATCAGATTCCGAAGCAAGCTAAACATCCTATTCACACAATTAGAAACCATGGTAACGTTGAGGGCTATGGTTTAGATTGGTCTccattaattaaaaatggtgCTTTATTAAGTGGTGATTGTTCTGGTCGTATCTTCTTTACGCAAAGGACTACTTCTAAATGGGTTACTGATAAACAACCATTTACTGTGGACAACAATAAATCCATTGAGGATATCCAGTGGTCGCGTGCTGAGCCTACTGTTTTTGCTACTTGTGGTTGTGACGGGTTTATAAGGATTTGGGATACCAGATCTAAAAAACACAAGCCAGCCATCTCCGTGAAAGCATCCAACACTGATGTTAACGTCATTAGTTGGAATGAAAAGATCGGTTATTTGTTAGCAAGTGGTGATGATAATGGTACTTGGGGTGTTTGGGATCTAAGACAATTTTCACCAAACAATGCATCGCCGTCTCCAGTAGCACAATATGAGTTCCACAAGGGTCCTATTACCTCTATAAGCTTCAACCCATTGGATGAGTCCATTATTGCTGTTGCTTCTGAAGATAATACTGTTACTCTATGGGATTTATCTGTGGAAGCGGACGATGAGGAAATTAAACAACAGGCTGCTGAGGCTAAAGAGTTACAACAAATCCCTCCACAATTGTTATTTGTTCATTGGCAAAAAGATGTTAAAGACGTTAAATGGCACAAACAGATTCCTGGTTGCTTGGTTAGTACCGGTACAGATGgtttaaatatttggaaaacAATTAGTGTATAG
- the JLP2 gene encoding Jlp2p (similar to Saccharomyces cerevisiae YMR132C | JLP2 | dnaJ-Like Protein), whose product MVYFYQSLHEENTTHPYWLITGKDKFENDLLIKYGYRESNMIWFHADKYSSGHIYLKLHDKDKGIDDIPKDVLLDVLQLCKSSSIHGNKLPECRIIYTPWYNLKKSGTMNPGEVSFKSTRFVQRIMCYQRNQKILNRLQKTRVEVDDLHSIVQESNYFKSVQCLLSAAKASKDPDFLIDYVKKNKDFLIEQEKLKKVRKKQKKREEQESL is encoded by the coding sequence ATGGTCTACTTTTATCAGTCACTACATGAAGAAAATACGACCCATCCTTATTGGCTGATAACAGGAAAagataaatttgaaaatgatttattaatcAAATATGGCTATAGAGAGTCCAATATGATTTGGTTCCATGCCGATAAATATTCTAGTGgtcatatatatttaaaactgcATGACAAAGATAAGGGAATTGATGATATTCCTAAGGATGTTTTATTAGATGTTTTACAATTGTGCAAATCTTCAAGCATACACGGTAACAAACTGCCGGAATGTAGGATTATATACACACCTTGGTATAATTTGAAGAAATCCGGAACTATGAATCCTGGAGAAGTTTCCTTCAAATCTACCAGGTTTGTTCAACGAATAATGTGTTATCAAAGAAATCAAAAGATTTTGAATAGATTACAGAAAACCAGAGTAGAAGTTGACGATTTACATTCTATTGTTCAAGAGAGTAACTATTTTAAAAGTGTACAATGTCTATTGTCCGCGGCTAAAGCATCGAAAGATCCTGATTTTCTAATAGATTAtgtaaagaaaaacaaagattttttaattgaacaAGAGAAACTGAAGAAGGttagaaaaaaacagaaaaagagGGAAGAACAAGAGTCCCTGTGA
- a CDS encoding conserved putative peptide-N4-(N-acetyl-beta-glucosaminyl)asparagine amidase A: MGTKGREMDIWNSLTSVCDEEKQQQQQTQMPDNPSYTRDSQDNKSIDAENKNEYILNNDQQSVVSIDANTSNLDLEIQLKPPIEPFFKKTRVTKFYIFIKTIKYFTWLIAVLMSAKVIFGLCYNYGYFSNNHKVVDNIKMPCQNLSQQWAKPLQLDHGYSESFEITIEEEPSPSPVYTQNLLTYNFGNSWGKPAKFKVVPWENTTAYNTIYLELKTFVNGTQYDRLLHVFINNITIWRSSTVEPFNRTDIHSRSVKDITKYIKLFKNNKELEMVFQLDNIVTAKLDGVFSVELNVNYYNLTKENYDEQTTESEKFLKDVLLDHVNPYSSPDFLEPLISTQRITPLLYYPHTQIQRPYSHSLKPFIESLDPKDTIKISAEVFLNGNAAEEFWYSNVLDKYAGRFSKQGHELLGHGPMRTLNVYLTTEPPNKSLKSDKGQNPRKLIHSVIPNPTIFTGGISPPLWKPVVSIGTFDLTPILIDLTPYMNELLFNSEKEWFLEFEIASSFDTDSYKETIGENWILSGNLMAWCGDTGKHPLKYLYEIDSNQNSMFKVKAKDDEPDELEQRVESNSSLLTVHRIQYKDTEYFLNTKFHNLLINTQVYKKYGDHQSNHVLLVTGTEFEVIDTETDQIVFLGSDDSNWALETTINTIEVDESASELTYKSNISLNYKRNVSLLSCDSEDNVNLYNLQATQIGDSVYTLSPSSNYGSGNSIHSVEVDRTWPWQRKYNRVVIVKDNKAIVDVRT; encoded by the coding sequence ATGGGGACTAAAGGTAGAGAAATGGATATTTGGAATAGTTTAACCTCTGTTTGTGATGAGGaaaagcaacaacaacaacaaacaCAAATGCCTGATAACCCTTCATACACTAGAGATTCTCAAGACAATAAAAGTATTGACgctgaaaataaaaatgagtACATTTTGAACAATGATCAACAAAGCGTTGTTTCTATAGACGCAAATACTAGCAATCTTGATCTAGAAATTCAACTAAAACCCCCTATTGAGcctttttttaagaaaacCAGAGTTACAAAAttctatatatttattaagaccatcaaatattttacatGGTTGATTGCAGTTTTGATGTCTGCCAAAGTGATTTTCGGCTTGTGTTATAATTATGGATATTTTAGCAACAACCATAAAGTTGTGGACAATATAAAGATGCCATGCCAGAATCTCTCCCAACAATGGGCTAAACCCTTACAACTTGACCATGGTTACTCCGAGTCTTTTGAAATTACTATAGAAGAAGAACCATCCCCCAGCCCAGTATACACTCAAAACTTGTTGACATATAATTTTGGAAATTCTTGGGGTAAACCTGCCAAATTCAAAGTCGTTCCATGGGAGAATACTACTGCTTACAACACTATTTATCTAGAATTGAAAACGTTTGTTAATGGTACCCAATACGACAGATTGTTACAcgttttcattaataatataacaatATGGAGGAGCTCAACCGTTGAACCATTTAATAGAACTGATATCCATAGTAGAAGTGTTAAAGACATTACaaagtatataaaattattcaaaaataacaaagaGCTAGAGATGGTCTTTCAATTAGACAATATAGTGACAGCAAAGTTGGATGGTGTGTTTTCTGTTGAGTTGAATGTAAACTATTACAatttaacaaaagaaaattatgatGAACAAACTACTGAGTctgaaaagtttttaaaggATGTTTTATTGGATCATGTTAATCCTTACTCTTCACCTGATTTTTTAGAACCCTTGATCTCTACACAAAGAATAACGCCGCTATTATATTATCCACACACTCAAATCCAAAGGCCTTATTCACATTCTTTGAAACCATTCATTGAATCGTTAGACCCTAAGGATACAATAAAGATTTCAGCCGAGGTATTTTTGAATGGCAATGCCGCAGAAGAGTTTTGGTACTCTAATGTTTTGGATAAATATGCAGGCAGATTTTCTAAACAGGGACATGAATTATTAGGCCATGGTCCTATGAGAACTTTGAATGTCTATTTGACTACTGAACCTCCaaataaaagtttgaaAAGTGATAAGGGTCAAAATCcaagaaaattaattcaTTCTGTCATTCCAAATCCAACCATTTTTACAGGTGGTATTTCGCCGCCACTTTGGAAGCCTGTTGTTAGTATTGGTACCTTTGATTTGACACCGATTCTTATTGACTTAACACCATACATGAATGAATTGTTATTTAACTCTGAGAAAGAGTGGTTTTTAGAATTCGAAATTGCTAGCAGCTTTGATACTGATTCATACAAAGAGACCATTGGTGAAAATTGGATTTTGAGCGGCAATTTAATGGCTTGGTGTGGCGATACTGGGAAACACCCATTAAAGTATCTCTACGAAATTGATTCTAATCAGAATTCTATGTTCAAAGTTAAAGCAAAAGACGATGAACCTGATGAATTAGAACAAAGGGTTGAGTCAAATTCGAGTTTGCTTACCGTCCACAGAATTCAGTACAAAGATACAGagtattttttgaataccAAGTTTCATAATCTTCTTATCAACACCCaagtttataaaaaatacgGTGATCATCAAAGCAACCATGTTTTACTTGTCACTGGGACTGAATTTGAGGTTATAGACACAGAAACAGAtcaaattgtttttctcGGTTCAGATGATTCAAATTGGGCACTCgaaacaacaataaacaCTATTGAGGTTGATGAGTCTGCTTCTGAGCTAACTTACAAGTCCAATATCAGTTTGAACTATAAGAGGAATGTTTCTTTGTTAAGTTGTGATAGTGAGGATAATGTTAATTTATACAATTTGCAAGCCACTCAAATCGGTGACTCAGTGTACACTTTATCTCCCTCTTCAAATTATGGTAGCGGTAATAGTATTCACTCCGTCGAGGTTGATAGAACCTGGCCTTGGCAAAGAAAGTACAATAGGGTTGTAATTGTAAAAGACAATAAGGCCATTGTTGATGTTCGAACGTAA
- the SPT10 gene encoding Spt10p (similar to Saccharomyces cerevisiae YJL127C | SPT10 | SuPpressor of Ty) yields MNNTDHPMNSLKLNYDGDHINHFHQYNNEEHINSIFELQLDLDDEDDEDDDDYREEDDFDSENDDDEVEDEYDDEYGKSCAYDVEEYYKDGQIIEDINYPYPFQQNSNLFSQDQKLQQQKQEKKMNPNMEQPYQNENMNSHQEQQNVEIGTEYLLPEPFSLVLKDGETAATLYPLYPAIPELLPQGLLFFLLEEFNMEIEKGDTLPFYEPLTYQEFIDYWFVNKHRKYNNNTELDINTENTGGDNNNDIANTNTVDDNNNNNNNNNNITHTLSGKQLNNKRSIDFLKDDDDEFNPQDGLVCVMVLGEIPELDLTAFKHSKKRKVNNLKNSKLNSIQWEKKCLGAFYIKPAYPGRSSHICSSTFLVNAGIRGKGIGKIMVEKYLEWSTLLGFTLTIFPLVYENNVGIRRIFESLDFKRLGKLPASGVLKGFDDPVASYFYYQELNHSGIANNQETDIDAAASTNAVATNTFATKDKRDDNKLREPIRRYNKIIDSEGNIVKYLRLRHFFRTNTYPDSADRAEKANLRSSRLRYRYDEINDKLFLNGKEVIYNINEQYKHAEKLHNLNHCGINKLSKEINKHYFWPRIKDTIFKIVENCGYCKSQKKFSNKKSSNNHKDYGLTIKPTHTPIKARMEDVTGKKNFTELLTTFRSNNLTNRMNQRDTYLQAALSSLNNKISSRMDQQNISKQSNKNENFNNPKNQDPDTNNSTSQNSLKTMILDIVTNNDSDSD; encoded by the coding sequence ATGAATAACACTGACCACCCAATGAATTCTTTAAAACTAAATTATGATGGCGATCATATTAaccattttcatcaatacAATAATGAAGAGCATATAAACTCTATATTTGAGTTACAACTAGATcttgatgatgaagatgatgaggatgacgatgattatagagaagaagatgattttgattcagaaaatgatgatgatgaggTAGAAGACGAGTATGATGATGAATATGGCAAGAGCTGTGCGTATGATGTAGAAGAGTACTATAAAGATGGGCAGATTATAGAGGATATAAATTATCCGTATCCCTTTCAACAAAATTCTAACCTATTCTCACAAGATCAAAAGTTACAACAgcaaaaacaagaaaaaaaaatgaaccCAAACATGGAGCAACCTTAtcaaaatgaaaacatGAATAGCCATCAAGAGCAACAAAACGTGGAAATAGGCACGGAATATTTGTTACCAGAACCATTTTCACTTGTGTTAAAAGATGGCGAGACAGCAGCTACTTTATATCCACTTTATCCAGCTATACCAGAATTATTACCGCAGGggcttttattttttttattagaagaaTTCAATATGGAAATTGAGAAGGGTGATACTTTACCTTTTTATGAACCCTTAACTTATCAGGAATTTATAGATTATTGGTTTGTCAATAAACATcgaaaatataataataatactgaaTTAGATATAAATACTGAAAATACCGGTGGggacaataataatgacatTGCGAATACTAATACCgttgatgataataataataataataataataataataatataacacATACTTTAAGTGGCAAACAACtaaataacaaaagatCAATTGATTTTCtaaaagatgatgatgatgagtTTAACCCCCAAGATGGATTAGTTTGTGTTATGGTATTGGGAGAAATACCAGAATTGGATCTAACTGCATTTAAACACTCTAAAAAACGGAAGgtaaataatttgaaaaacagCAAATTAAATTCTATTcaatgggaaaaaaaatgcttaGGAGCATTTTACATCAAACCAGCATATCCCGGTAGATCGTCTCACATTTGTTCCTCAACATTTTTAGTCAACGCTGGTATCAGAGGCAAGGGGATTGGCAAGATTATggttgaaaaatatttggaatGGAGTACATTGTTGGGTTTTACATTGACTATTTTCCCCCTCGTATATGAGAACAACGTGGGCATCAGAAGAATCTTTGAATCTTTAGATTTCAAACGGTTGGGGAAATTGCCAGCAAGCGGTGTATTGAAGGGCTTTGACGATCCAGTGGctagttatttttattatcaagaATTAAACCATTCAGGGATAGCAAATAATCAAGAAACTGATATCGATGCTGCAGCTTCTACGAATGCAGTAGCCACAAATACTTTTGCAACAAAAGATAAGCGTGACGATAATAAGTTAAGAGAGCCTATTAGGCGGtacaataaaattattgattCAGAAGGAAATAtagtaaaatatttaagaTTAAGACACTTTTTCCGAACCAATACTTATCCAGATTCGGCGGATAGAGCTGAAAAAGCCAATTTAAGGTCGTCAAGATTACGTTATAGATATGATGAGATCAACGATAAACTATTTTTGAATGGTAAAGAAGTTATTTACAATATTAATGAGCAATATAAACATGCTGAAAAACTGCATAATTTGAATCATTGTGGAATAAACAAACTCtctaaagaaataaataaacattatttttggccaagaataaaagatacaatttttaaaattgtagAAAATTGTGGGTACTGTAAatcccaaaaaaaattttccaacaaaaaaagttctAATAATCATAAAGATTATGGCTTAACAATAAAACCGACACATACTCCTATTAAGGCACGAATGGAAGATGTAacagggaaaaaaaattttacagAATTATTAACAACTTTTCGTTCAAATAATCTAACCAATAGAATGAACCAAAGAGATACTTACTTACAAGCGGCTTTGTCTTCCTTGAACAACAAAATTTCTTCTAGAATGGATCAACAAAACATTTCCAAGCaatctaataaaaatgaaaattttaataatccAAAGAATCAGGACCCAGATACTAATAACTCTACTTCACAAAACtctttaaaaacaatgatCTTGGACATTGTCACGAATAATGATTCAGATTCAGATTAA
- the GCD14 gene encoding tRNA 1-methyladenosine methyltransferase subunit GCD14 (similar to Saccharomyces cerevisiae YJL125C | GCD14 | General Control Nonderepressible), with the protein MNSPFTSYKDTIQAGDLVLIWISRDNIKPITITPNENFNTRYGIFPHNDIIGKPYGSQIATKTSNNKFGFIHILQPTPELWTLSLPHRTQIVYTFDASYILGRLDCGPTTRVLEAGTGSASLSHSFARSVGKLFTYEFHQVRYEQALQEFKEHGLIATNEKNVNNSTNSSRVVITHRDVCKNGFQINPLEDTTSLNEQSLPSLNLNADCVFLDLPAPWEAIHHLDAPGVLNNHEQVNICCFSPCIEQVDKTIEALEKYGWTDIEMVEIQGKQFESRRQMVRKLDDALERLRDLKRRKQEGAERRKRLNEKLASNGIATTSTSTSTKEIDVEKRPYTSKIEFNPFGKGFRIKEGDPNYQWKQVSKIESEIKSHTSYLTFAHKIFPEYNIRDEQLVTNLITEATNELNTLGEKISKRGIKKQQQQRRDEKVESKKENTVAVQEQND; encoded by the coding sequence ATGAATAGTCCTTTCACATCATACAAAGACACAATCCAGGCAGGTGATCTAGTGTTAATTTGGATTTCTCGTGACAATATTAAACCAATAACCATAACGCccaatgaaaattttaatacaaGATATGGTATTTTCCCACATAATGATATAATTGGCAAACCGTATGGCTCACAAATAGCAACTAAAACttcaaataacaaatttggTTTTATCCATATCTTACAACCTACTCCAGAACTGTGGACCTTATCTCTTCCACATAGAACCCAAATAGTTTATACATTTGATGCAAGTTATATCCTGGGCAGATTAGACTGCGGCCCTACTACTAGGGTTTTAGAAGCTGGTACTGGTAGTGCTAGTTTATCCCATTCTTTTGCTAGATCTGTTGGTAAATTGTTCACTTATGAGTTCCATCAAGTTAGATATGAGCAAGCTTTACAAGAATTCAAAGAACATGGTCTAATTGCtacaaatgaaaaaaatgttaataacaGTACTAATAGTAGTAGGGTTGTTATTACTCATAGGGATGTTTGTAAAAATGGATTTCAAATTAATCCATTAGAAGATACAACTAGTTTAAATGAACAATCGTTACCTTCCCTAAATTTAAATGCTGATTGCGTTTTCTTAGATTTGCCTGCTCCGTGGGAGGCAATTCATCATTTAGATGCACCAGGTGTCTTAAATAACCATGAACAAGTTAATATCTGCTGTTTTAGTCCATGTATAGAACAAGTTGATAAGACTATTGAAGCTTTGGAAAAGTATGGTTGGACTGACATAGAAATGGTAGAAATACAAGGTAAACAGTTTGAAAGTAGAAGACAAATGGTCCGTAAATTAGATGATGCTTTAGAACGTTTAAGAGATCTTAAGCGAAGAAAACAAGAGGGTGCAGAAAGGCGCAAGCGGTTAAATGAAAAGTTGGCATCAAATGGTATTGCTACTACAAGTACATCAACATCGACAAAGGAAATTgatgttgaaaaaagaCCATATACCAGTAAAATCGAATTTAACCCATTTGGTAAAGGTTTCAGGATAAAAGAAGGAGATCCAAACTATCAATGGAAACAAGTTTCTAAAATTGAATCTGAAATTAAGTCCCATACCTCCTATTTGACTTTTGCTCATAAAATATTCCCTGAATATAATATTAGAGACGAACAACTTGTAACTAATTTGATTACAGAGGCCACTAACGAACTAAACACTCTAGgtgaaaaaataagtaaaagagggataaaaaaacagcagcagcaacGAAGAGATGAAAAGGTGgaatcaaaaaaagaaaacactGTTGCTGTTCAAGAACaaaatgattaa
- a CDS encoding conserved putative acyl-CoA dehydrogenase, protein MPAILDSRPKTYKKPTIDDIDPVTNYIPALVRDRVSQECIEMCSKLRKFVIYNCKPREEQYLNSEPKSEERERIIQELLESKKDYDLIFFFDNDNDADYGNSACIDRLPKFNYLEYGILYQFVGKSILASKVISFCGGNTYSKSINNMSALELFLHYGDNNQKTEFAIPMINKKRDVEFFISEKDVASSDILNINTNCNLDFKTNKMIINGKKWFIPDILKLNGGNPNNNNNSGCYYAEAYWIILAVTEHDENNIYKKHSLVMVDTQNIIDKLNDGKEISISRITTDDSCLFGDSCYYEVEFNNLEVPLCVLGGRGDGFHVLQEKSSLVKIYECMKLVGMGEEALQRANERASQRKVYGSKLQKSEHFKFELAKHKISLQNCRLQLCNAAVKLQIEGFKAAKQEIAISKIVTPQTVCHVIDWAMQIFGCSSFTKNNPLWEMYNNARADRVNETPDEALLSQLGKNEILLMNKVLNLHIEENSTRCTNGIGRKKR, encoded by the coding sequence atgcCAGCAATTCTAGATTCAAGACCAAAAACCTATAAAAAACCAACTATAGACGATATAGATCCTGTCACAAATTATATACCCGCACTGGTCAGAGATAGAGTCTCACAAGAGTGCATTGAAATGTGTTCCAAGCTAAGAAAGTTTGTTATCTACAATTGTAAACCTAGAGAAGaacaatatttaaatagCGAACCTAAATCTGAAGAAAGGGAAAGGATTATTCAAGAATTATTGgaatcaaaaaaagattacgatttgatttttttttttgacaatgataatgatgctGATTATGGTAACAGTGCCTGTATTGATAGATTACCAAAGTTTAATTACCTAGAATATGGTATATTATATCAGTTTGTTGGAAAGAGTATTTTAGCTTCAAAAGTGATTTCTTTCTGTGGTGGGAACACTTATTCCAAAAGCATCAATAATATGAGTGCGCTGGAGCTCTTTCTGCATTATGGTgataataatcaaaaaacaGAATTTGCCATTCCTatgattaataaaaaaagggatGTCGagtttttcatttctgAAAAAGATGTTGCTTCATCTGATATATTGAACATCAATACAAATTGTAACTtagattttaaaacaaataaaatgatcattaatggaaaaaaatggtttaTACCAGATATTTTGAAGCTAAACGGCGGTAAccctaataataacaataatagtggATGTTATTACGCCGAAGCTTACTGGATTATTTTAGCTGTTACTGAAcatgatgaaaataatatttacaaaaaacatTCATTGGTGATGGTGGACACACAGAATATTATAGATAAATTGAACGATGGCAAAGAAATTAGTATATCACGTATTACCACCGATGATAGTTGTTTATTTGGAGATAGCTGTTATTATGAAGTTGAATTCAATAACCTAGAGGTGCCGCTCTGCGTTTTAGGCGGCAGAGGCGATGGTTTTCATGTGTTGCAAGAAAAAAGCAGTTTGGTTAAAATTTACGAATGCATGAAGTTAGTCGGAATGGGAGAGGAAGCATTACAAAGAGCTAACGAAAGAGCCTCGCAGCGTAAGGTTTACGGCTCGAAACTACAAAAATCGGAACATTTTAAATTCGAATTGGCCAAACACAAGATTTCTTTACAAAATTGCAGATTGCAACTTTGCAATGCGGCCGTTAAGTTGCAGATAGAAGGATTCAAAGCTGCTAAGCAGGAAATTGCTATCTCTAAGATTGTGACTCCCCAAACCGTATGCCATGTCATTGATTGGGCAATGCAAATATTTGGATGCTCTTCTTTCACTAAAAACAATCCATTATGGGAAATGTATAATAATGCTAGGGCAGATCGTGTAAATGAAACGCCCGATGAGGCGTTATTATCTCAATTGgggaaaaatgaaattttattgatgaataaagttttaaatttgcaCATTGAAGAGAATTCCACACGTTGCACTAATGGGATTGGAAGGAAAAAACGTTAA
- the LSM1 gene encoding Lsm1p (similar to Saccharomyces cerevisiae YJL124C | LSM1 | Like SM) → MEYHQQRHYHNNNQNQYNPPNTVNSFFGSNSNSSNSPTNTKITSGEADLYLDQYNFTTTAALVGSIDRKVFVLLRDGRHLFGVLRTYDQFANLILQHCVQRIYLMDSKQYAEETLGIYMIRGENVVYMGEIDIDKEDLPLETLTKIPFSDAQALQHEKTKKWLVENKIKRDAFIKKGFTYEFNSNDLY, encoded by the coding sequence ATGGAGTATCATCAACAACGTCACtaccataataataatcaaaacCAATACAATCCACCAAATACTGTCAACTCCTTTTTTGGTTCCAATTCTAACTCTTCCAATTCTCCAACCAATACAAAGATAACATCTGGAGAAGCTGACTTATATTTAGatcaatataattttacCACAACAGCAGCTTTAGTTGGAAGTATTGACCGTAAAGTATTTGTATTGTTACGTGATGGTAGACACTTGTTTGGCGTTTTAAGAACGTATGATCAATTTGCAAACTTGATATTGCAGCATTGTGTTCAAAGAATATACTTAATGGATTCAAAGCAATATGCTGAGGAAACTTTGggtatatatatgattagAGGTGAAAATGTAGTTTATATGGGTGAAATAGATATAGATAAAGAAGACCTCCCATTGGAAACTTTAACCAAAATACCATTTAGTGACGCACAAGCTTTGCAACATGAAAAAACGAAGAAATGGCTTgtagaaaacaaaattaaaagggatgcatttataaaaaaaggttttacCTACGAATTTAATTCTAATGATCTATATTAA
- the FMP46 gene encoding putative redox protein (similar to Saccharomyces cerevisiae YKR049C | FMP46 | Found in Mitochondrial Proteome): MSFFRSLQNTPRVVTLFSNKVANSVSSPLLTQLKSIQESIPKDSGFKFNIEVHTSFPTKEQLSYMEDECQPKSILSKYIPYLKRLKNTHGNIASDALLSTPELGKSFSKDLKTLPPNIWKTNGEFWVDWEKKTLGDTVENFK, translated from the coding sequence ATGAGTTTTTTCAGATCCCTACAAAATACTCCAAGAGTAGTCACTTTATTTTCCAACAAAGTTGCCAATTCAGTATCTTCTCCGTTACTAACACAATTGAAGTCTATTCAAGAATCTATCCCAAAAGATAGTGGCTTCAAGTTTAACATCGAGGTTCATACTTCATTCCCCACAAAAGAGCAATTAAGCTACATGGAAGATGAATGCCAACCAAAATCAATTCTTTCAAAATACATTCCATATTTGAAGAGATTGAAAAATACTCATGGGAATATCGCGAGTGATGCATTACTTTCCACTCCTGAATTAGGTAAGAGCTTTAGTAAAGACTTGAAAACGTTACCCCCAAATATTTGGAAGACAAATGGTGAATTTTGGGTTGattgggaaaaaaaaactctaGGTGACACCGTTgaaaatttcaaataa